A single genomic interval of Halobacillus halophilus DSM 2266 harbors:
- a CDS encoding KOW domain-containing RNA-binding protein, whose amino-acid sequence MNESESSPRIGQIVRIVQGREAGQYAVVIDVLDGRFVLLADGEKRKYDRPKKKNLQHIELMDFISPEVQNSLLETGRVTNGKLRFAVSKYVNEAVTDLKKGDQLDGERRCN is encoded by the coding sequence TTGAACGAATCTGAGTCGAGTCCACGAATAGGTCAAATTGTTCGTATTGTGCAGGGGCGTGAGGCAGGACAGTATGCGGTAGTTATCGATGTACTGGATGGCCGCTTTGTGCTGCTTGCCGACGGAGAGAAACGTAAGTATGATCGACCAAAGAAAAAGAATTTGCAGCATATTGAGCTTATGGATTTCATCTCTCCGGAAGTCCAGAACAGCCTTCTAGAAACTGGTCGTGTCACAAATGGCAAGCTTCGATTTGCCGTATCAAAATATGTCAATGAAGCAGTGACTGATTTGAAGAAGGGAGATCAACTCGATGGCGAAAGACGATGTAATTGA
- the infA gene encoding translation initiation factor IF-1 — protein sequence MAKDDVIEVEGTIVETLPNAQFKVELENGHTVLAHVSGKIRMRFIRILPGDKVTVELSPYDLSKGRITYRYK from the coding sequence ATGGCGAAAGACGATGTAATTGAAGTTGAGGGGACAATCGTTGAAACCTTACCAAATGCACAATTTAAGGTTGAACTCGAGAACGGTCATACCGTATTAGCACACGTTTCTGGTAAAATTCGCATGCGCTTCATTCGAATTCTGCCAGGGGACAAAGTGACGGTTGAGCTATCCCCGTATGATTTAAGTAAAGGACGTATTACGTACCGTTATAAATAA
- the rpmJ gene encoding 50S ribosomal protein L36, producing MKVRPSVKPICEKCKVIKRKGKVMVICENPKHKQKQG from the coding sequence ATGAAGGTAAGGCCTTCTGTAAAACCAATTTGCGAAAAATGCAAAGTCATCAAACGAAAAGGTAAAGTCATGGTAATCTGTGAAAACCCTAAGCATAAACAAAAACAAGGTTAA
- the rpsM gene encoding 30S ribosomal protein S13: MARIAGVDVPRDKRIVVSLTYIYGVGKSLAAEILAEAGVSENTRVRDLTEDELAKIRKAVDNQNVEGDLRRENSLNIKRLIEIGSYRGIRHRRGLPLRGQKTKNNSRTRKGPRRTVANKRK; the protein is encoded by the coding sequence ATGGCACGTATAGCAGGTGTAGACGTTCCGCGCGATAAGCGCATCGTCGTTTCATTAACTTATATCTATGGTGTTGGTAAATCACTAGCTGCTGAGATTCTGGCTGAAGCCGGCGTTTCAGAGAACACTCGTGTTCGCGATCTTACAGAAGACGAACTTGCTAAGATTCGTAAAGCAGTTGATAACCAAAACGTTGAAGGTGATCTTCGCCGTGAGAACTCTCTAAACATTAAACGTTTGATTGAGATCGGTTCTTACCGTGGAATCCGTCACCGCCGCGGGCTTCCGCTTCGTGGACAAAAGACAAAAAACAACTCTCGTACACGTAAAGGCCCACGTCGTACAGTGGCCAACAAGCGTAAATAA
- the rpsK gene encoding 30S ribosomal protein S11 has translation MARKGHTRTRKRKAKKNIESGMAHIRSTFNNTIVTITDVQGNVISWSSSGSLGFKGSRKSTPFAAQMASEAAAKDAMDNGMKTLEVTVKGPGAGREAAIRSLQAAGLDITAIRDVTPVPHNGCRPPKRRRV, from the coding sequence ATGGCACGTAAAGGACACACACGTACTCGTAAACGTAAGGCGAAAAAGAATATAGAGTCGGGAATGGCACACATCCGCTCTACATTCAACAACACAATCGTTACGATCACTGATGTTCAAGGAAACGTCATCAGCTGGAGCAGTTCAGGTTCCCTTGGTTTCAAAGGATCCCGTAAATCTACTCCATTTGCTGCTCAAATGGCTTCAGAAGCTGCAGCGAAAGATGCTATGGACAACGGTATGAAAACTCTAGAAGTTACAGTTAAAGGCCCTGGTGCAGGTCGTGAAGCAGCGATCCGTTCACTACAAGCAGCTGGTCTTGATATCACGGCAATCCGTGACGTGACTCCAGTTCCACACAATGGTTGCCGTCCACCAAAACGTCGTCGCGTATAA
- a CDS encoding DNA-directed RNA polymerase subunit alpha: MIEIEKPKIETVEISDESTFGKFVVEPLERGYGTTLGNSLRRILLSSLPGSAVTSVQIEGVLHEFSTIDGVVEDVTTVILNLKKLALKVYSDEEKTLEIDVQGEGKVTAADITHDSDVEVLNPDLHIATLDSTANLRMRITAERGRGYRPAEGNNHEDLPIGVIPVDSIFTPVSRVTYQVENTRIGQTSNFDKLTLDVWTDGSIRPEEAISLGAKIYMEHLNIFVGLTDEAQKAEIMVEKEEDQKEKVLEMTIEELDLSVRSYNCLKRAGINTVQELANKSEEDMMKVRNLGRKSLEEVKYKLDELGLGLRKED; encoded by the coding sequence ATGATCGAAATTGAAAAGCCAAAAATTGAAACGGTTGAGATCAGCGATGAGTCCACTTTTGGTAAGTTCGTCGTAGAACCGCTTGAGCGTGGGTATGGTACAACTCTAGGTAACTCCTTGCGTCGTATCCTATTATCCTCACTTCCTGGCTCTGCTGTAACATCAGTTCAAATTGAGGGTGTTCTTCACGAATTCTCGACTATTGATGGTGTCGTAGAAGATGTAACCACTGTCATTTTGAATTTGAAGAAACTAGCTTTGAAAGTTTATTCTGACGAAGAAAAGACTTTAGAGATTGATGTGCAGGGTGAAGGAAAAGTCACAGCTGCAGATATTACGCATGATAGTGATGTTGAAGTTCTTAACCCGGATCTTCATATCGCCACATTAGATAGCACAGCTAATCTTCGCATGCGTATTACAGCGGAACGTGGTCGAGGATATCGACCTGCAGAAGGAAACAACCATGAGGACCTGCCAATTGGCGTGATCCCGGTTGATTCAATCTTTACGCCAGTATCCCGTGTAACGTATCAAGTTGAAAATACAAGAATTGGTCAAACTTCAAACTTCGATAAACTTACTTTGGACGTGTGGACAGACGGAAGCATTCGTCCCGAAGAAGCCATTTCTCTTGGAGCTAAGATCTATATGGAGCACCTCAATATCTTTGTCGGCTTAACGGATGAAGCTCAAAAAGCTGAAATCATGGTTGAAAAAGAAGAGGACCAAAAAGAGAAAGTTCTTGAGATGACGATTGAAGAGCTTGATCTTTCCGTTCGTTCATACAACTGCTTGAAGCGTGCTGGTATTAACACAGTACAGGAACTTGCGAATAAGTCGGAAGAAGATATGATGAAAGTCCGAAACCTTGGACGCAAGTCACTTGAAGAAGTGAAGTATAAGTTGGATGAACTTGGACTAGGTTTAAGAAAAGAAGACTGA
- the rplQ gene encoding 50S ribosomal protein L17, translating into MARKLGRTTDQRLALLRNLATDLIIHERLETTEAKAKELRSVVEKMITLGKRGDLHARRQAESFLYKADADEEGDQTALQKLFSDIGPRYEDRQGGYTRVLKLGERKGDGAKMAIIELV; encoded by the coding sequence ATGGCTAGAAAACTAGGACGTACAACTGATCAACGTTTGGCGCTTCTTCGCAACTTAGCGACCGACTTGATCATTCATGAGCGTTTAGAAACAACAGAAGCTAAAGCAAAAGAGCTTCGTTCTGTGGTAGAAAAAATGATTACTCTAGGTAAACGCGGCGATCTTCATGCCCGTCGTCAAGCTGAGTCATTCCTCTATAAGGCTGACGCTGATGAAGAAGGAGATCAAACAGCTTTACAAAAGCTATTCTCTGACATTGGCCCACGCTATGAGGACCGTCAAGGTGGTTACACTCGCGTGCTTAAGCTAGGCGAGCGTAAAGGTGATGGAGCTAAAATGGCGATCATTGAATTAGTTTAA
- a CDS encoding energy-coupling factor ABC transporter ATP-binding protein, which translates to MGNTQIEFRNVSFRYQEDMPWVLKDVSFTIYNNEWVAMIGHNGSGKSTIAKLMNGLLFPQEGEILVDGQPVTASTVWDIRRKVGMVFQNPDNQFVGTTVRDDVAFGMENHGMARDLMLERITESLEAVGMNGYERHEPHRLSGGQKQRVAIASVLAVSPQYIILDEATAMLDPKGRKEIMETIREVQSERDLSLITITHDLLEVTQADRVIVMNKGEIWMEGTPRELFTKKKQLIEIGLDTPFVSKLADELKDAGLPLTREPLNHQELLEELWTFHSTR; encoded by the coding sequence ATGGGGAACACTCAGATCGAGTTTAGAAATGTTTCATTTCGGTACCAGGAAGATATGCCGTGGGTTCTGAAAGACGTAAGTTTTACGATTTATAATAATGAATGGGTAGCGATGATTGGGCATAACGGCTCCGGGAAATCTACCATTGCTAAGTTAATGAACGGTTTGTTATTTCCTCAAGAAGGGGAAATCTTAGTAGATGGTCAGCCTGTTACCGCTTCTACTGTATGGGATATACGGAGGAAAGTAGGAATGGTTTTTCAGAATCCGGACAACCAGTTTGTCGGTACCACTGTTAGAGATGACGTAGCTTTTGGTATGGAGAATCACGGTATGGCAAGAGACTTAATGTTAGAACGTATTACAGAGAGCTTAGAAGCCGTTGGGATGAATGGTTATGAACGCCATGAACCTCATCGGCTTTCCGGAGGGCAAAAACAAAGAGTCGCCATTGCCAGTGTTCTAGCCGTATCGCCCCAATATATTATTCTGGATGAAGCAACTGCTATGCTTGATCCTAAAGGTCGAAAAGAAATTATGGAAACCATTCGTGAAGTGCAATCCGAGCGGGACCTCTCCCTCATCACTATTACTCATGATTTATTAGAAGTTACGCAGGCGGACAGGGTGATTGTAATGAATAAGGGAGAGATTTGGATGGAAGGCACTCCAAGAGAGCTCTTCACGAAGAAGAAACAATTAATTGAAATTGGCTTAGATACTCCTTTTGTAAGCAAACTGGCAGATGAATTAAAGGATGCTGGTCTGCCTCTAACACGTGAGCCACTTAATCACCAGGAGTTACTGGAGGAATTATGGACATTTCATTCAACAAGGTAA
- a CDS encoding energy-coupling factor ABC transporter ATP-binding protein: protein MDISFNKVSYTYQPNTPFEHRALDEVSFRINSGSYVAVIGHTGSGKSTLIQHLNGLLQPTSGEVKVGEYHLKANKKNKQLRKLREQVGVVFQYPEHQLFEETVAKDIAFGPQNFGVPQEEIHRRTREAVKATQIHEDLLERSPFDLSGGQMRRVAISGVLAMDPRVLVLDEPTAGLDPNGQEEIMNMFHRLHKDKQLTTILVTHSMEDALAYADHIVILNQGKVYMEGAPLEIFKQQQALEDVQLDVPEVIQFVTKVRNQLGVELEYTGQSIAELAKELTRIVKGDRVYE, encoded by the coding sequence ATGGACATTTCATTCAACAAGGTAAGTTACACCTATCAACCCAATACCCCATTTGAGCACCGAGCGTTGGATGAGGTGTCCTTTAGGATCAACTCCGGTTCCTACGTCGCTGTAATAGGTCATACAGGATCAGGTAAATCAACTCTTATACAGCATTTGAATGGATTGCTTCAGCCGACTAGTGGTGAGGTGAAAGTTGGAGAGTATCATCTTAAGGCTAATAAAAAAAACAAGCAGCTTAGAAAGCTTCGTGAACAAGTGGGAGTCGTTTTTCAGTACCCAGAGCACCAATTATTCGAGGAAACCGTAGCAAAGGATATTGCATTTGGTCCTCAAAACTTTGGGGTGCCGCAAGAAGAAATCCACCGAAGAACACGAGAAGCCGTAAAAGCAACTCAAATTCATGAGGACCTTCTCGAACGATCTCCTTTTGACCTAAGCGGAGGTCAAATGCGTCGGGTAGCTATTTCGGGAGTTCTTGCCATGGATCCGCGAGTACTTGTGCTTGATGAGCCCACCGCAGGTCTGGATCCTAATGGCCAAGAAGAAATTATGAATATGTTCCATCGACTGCATAAAGATAAGCAGCTTACTACGATCTTAGTCACTCACAGCATGGAAGATGCACTTGCTTATGCTGATCACATTGTGATTCTCAATCAGGGTAAGGTGTATATGGAAGGTGCTCCGCTGGAGATCTTTAAACAACAACAAGCGCTTGAGGATGTGCAGCTGGATGTGCCTGAGGTTATACAGTTTGTAACAAAAGTCAGGAATCAGCTCGGAGTTGAACTTGAATACACGGGTCAGAGCATAGCAGAATTAGCAAAGGAATTAACCCGTATAGTGAAAGGGGACCGGGTGTATGAGTAA
- a CDS encoding energy-coupling factor transporter transmembrane component T family protein — MSNSMIIGQYIPGDSFVHRLDPRSKIAIIFFFVIIVFFANSVMSHGLLAFFAIGSAATSRIPLSYIMKGLKPVWFLVIFTFLLHLIVTKQGEVLVSILGWEIYEEGLIQGAAISLRFFLLIMVTSLLTFTTTPIEITDAIEELLGPLKKVNFPVHELALMMSISLRFIPTLMQETEKISKAQASRGVDFRTGSFKDRVKAVIPLLVPLFVSAFKRAEELAMAMEARGYQGGEGRTKLRELQLGKSDVYLYIMFILLVIGLFLTRS, encoded by the coding sequence ATGAGTAATTCAATGATCATCGGTCAGTATATTCCGGGTGATTCGTTTGTTCACCGGCTGGATCCAAGGTCTAAAATTGCGATTATTTTTTTCTTTGTCATCATTGTGTTTTTTGCTAATTCTGTTATGAGTCATGGACTTCTTGCTTTTTTTGCTATCGGAAGTGCTGCCACTTCGCGTATCCCGCTAAGTTATATTATGAAGGGCCTTAAGCCTGTATGGTTTTTGGTAATTTTCACTTTCCTGCTTCACCTTATAGTAACCAAACAGGGAGAGGTATTGGTTAGTATATTAGGGTGGGAAATATATGAAGAGGGTCTCATTCAGGGAGCTGCCATATCCCTTCGATTCTTTCTATTAATCATGGTGACGTCCCTTTTAACATTTACTACTACACCTATTGAAATTACGGATGCGATAGAAGAGCTGTTAGGCCCCTTGAAAAAAGTGAACTTTCCTGTACACGAACTAGCCTTAATGATGTCTATTTCTCTAAGATTCATTCCTACTCTTATGCAAGAAACAGAGAAAATATCAAAAGCACAGGCTTCCCGGGGAGTAGATTTCCGCACAGGCTCATTTAAGGACCGTGTGAAGGCGGTAATCCCTCTATTGGTACCTTTGTTTGTCAGTGCTTTTAAAAGAGCTGAGGAGCTTGCTATGGCCATGGAAGCGCGAGGTTATCAAGGCGGTGAAGGCCGGACAAAATTAAGAGAGCTCCAGTTAGGTAAATCAGATGTCTATTTATATATCATGTTCATTTTATTAGTGATCGGGCTTTTCTTAACCAGAAGTTAA
- the truA gene encoding tRNA pseudouridine(38-40) synthase TruA, which translates to MQRIRCIIQYDGTNYAGYQVQLNGKTVQEKLEKVLTKIHKGRKIKVIASGRTDSGVHAIGQVIHFDTELKLPMENWKRALATMLPADITVTKAEPVSSDFHARYDTTGKEYRYFIWNSKEPNIFKRHYYYHIRKELDVPAMKEACRYIEGEHNFTSFCSPKSDVKGSKVRTIHQASVVQKGEELIFQFKGSGFLYNMVRIIVGTLLEVGHHEREPADIPSILEKENREFAGNTAPPHGLFLWKVDYE; encoded by the coding sequence TTGCAGCGAATACGATGTATCATTCAATATGACGGTACCAACTATGCGGGGTATCAAGTTCAACTAAATGGAAAAACCGTACAGGAGAAGTTAGAAAAAGTCCTTACTAAAATTCATAAGGGCCGGAAAATAAAAGTGATAGCTTCTGGGCGAACGGACTCTGGGGTTCATGCGATCGGACAAGTCATTCATTTTGATACCGAGCTGAAGCTTCCAATGGAGAATTGGAAACGTGCCCTCGCTACTATGCTTCCTGCAGACATTACGGTAACAAAGGCTGAACCGGTAAGCAGCGATTTTCATGCTCGCTACGATACCACTGGAAAAGAATACCGCTATTTCATTTGGAATTCTAAAGAACCAAATATTTTTAAGCGCCATTATTATTATCATATTAGAAAAGAATTGGATGTCCCCGCTATGAAAGAAGCTTGCCGCTATATAGAAGGGGAGCATAACTTTACTTCTTTTTGTTCACCAAAGTCTGATGTGAAAGGAAGCAAAGTACGCACCATTCATCAGGCTTCTGTAGTTCAGAAAGGTGAAGAACTCATCTTTCAGTTCAAAGGTTCAGGTTTTTTGTATAATATGGTGAGGATCATCGTAGGTACATTGCTTGAAGTAGGGCATCACGAAAGAGAACCAGCAGATATTCCGTCTATTTTAGAGAAAGAGAATCGTGAATTCGCAGGAAATACGGCTCCTCCGCATGGACTTTTCTTATGGAAGGTTGATTATGAATAA
- the rplM gene encoding 50S ribosomal protein L13, whose protein sequence is MRTTFMANENNVERKWYVVDAAGQTLGRLSSEVAAILRGKNKPTYTPHVDTGDHVIIINAGEIQLTGNKINDKIYYRHSNHPGGLKARSANEMRTKYPEQMLELAVKGMLPKGSLGRKMGKKLHVYAGNEHKHEAQQPEVYELRG, encoded by the coding sequence ATGCGCACAACTTTCATGGCAAATGAAAACAACGTGGAACGTAAATGGTATGTTGTGGATGCTGCAGGGCAGACACTTGGCCGTTTATCAAGCGAAGTTGCTGCGATCCTTCGCGGTAAAAATAAACCAACGTACACTCCCCATGTTGACACAGGTGATCATGTAATCATCATCAACGCAGGAGAGATTCAATTGACTGGTAACAAAATCAATGACAAGATCTACTATCGTCATTCAAACCACCCAGGTGGCTTGAAAGCCCGTTCAGCTAACGAAATGCGCACGAAATACCCAGAGCAAATGCTAGAACTTGCTGTTAAAGGTATGCTGCCAAAAGGAAGCCTTGGACGTAAGATGGGTAAGAAACTTCATGTTTATGCTGGTAACGAACACAAGCATGAAGCACAACAACCAGAAGTTTACGAACTTCGCGGATAA
- the rpsI gene encoding 30S ribosomal protein S9: MAQVQYSGTGRRKKSTARVRLVPGTGRVVVNKRDAEDFFPYETLRMILKQPLAVTETEGNYDVYVNVDGGGFTGQAGAIRHGIARALLEADPEYRTPLKRAGLLTRDARMKERKKYGLKGARRAPQFSKR; the protein is encoded by the coding sequence GTGGCACAAGTACAATACTCCGGTACTGGACGTCGTAAGAAATCAACTGCTCGTGTACGTCTTGTTCCAGGAACTGGTCGTGTAGTAGTCAACAAACGTGATGCTGAAGACTTCTTTCCATATGAAACTCTTCGCATGATTCTGAAACAGCCTTTAGCTGTTACAGAAACAGAAGGTAACTATGATGTTTATGTAAACGTAGACGGTGGAGGATTCACTGGACAAGCTGGTGCAATCCGTCACGGTATCGCTCGTGCTTTGTTAGAAGCAGATCCAGAATACCGTACACCACTAAAACGCGCAGGATTGCTAACGCGTGACGCACGTATGAAAGAGCGTAAGAAATACGGTCTTAAAGGTGCTCGTCGTGCTCCACAGTTCTCCAAGCGTTAA
- a CDS encoding BMQ_0737 family morphogenetic spore coat protein: MKIKATQIQQAEDNISCMITNLTYREVPQRGGRQERVFTLPNDSTVTLQRVNLQVTGTAMVTFEDETTVSVEFSICDRYYLCAPQGTAIDCQVIEYSCEICTVTASEVNVVIDLCLDVKSSTTVTLDVDAVFCNPRAQQIENSCPSPVLPPQCPAMFGRGVVENHTSYPPLSSNPLIVVQQGEKLCMRAAKVYDWIQDGIHTTLAIARTAITGRIFNVDQGTFYDFIDVAVEDANSGDTLLISSGAYPQDTSLVIDKSLTLRGSSAEQTRITFPDTLPDAAALRLRADNITVERLSLFRTTDEGAEEETLLEIPQRVPGDYYEGIAIRDSILEGGKRTARIKGKDLIFERNIIIHTGDEESLEIQGALGETAIEDNTFRGGDLSRGTVTFARALEEDRFAGTLRLERNRVERHTQLALFDTRNYEDVSILVRENEFDHEDRGGNSIVFLPFEFPEVESILIEENDVTNPNPGWLAVYVDYSSGGDTSPEPGQIQVLINRFVFEQPWGEETDIISPVAPVGFTASGEDFNMGLEDFELEGNIEPNEPPQEIE; encoded by the coding sequence ATGAAAATCAAAGCAACTCAAATCCAGCAAGCGGAGGACAATATATCATGCATGATTACGAATTTAACTTATAGGGAAGTCCCCCAGCGAGGCGGGCGTCAAGAAAGAGTCTTTACCCTTCCCAACGATAGTACCGTTACACTCCAACGAGTCAATCTACAGGTCACCGGAACCGCGATGGTTACTTTTGAAGACGAAACTACGGTGTCTGTTGAATTTAGTATTTGCGACCGTTATTACTTATGCGCTCCTCAAGGAACAGCCATCGACTGCCAGGTTATTGAATACTCGTGCGAGATTTGTACGGTTACCGCTTCAGAAGTTAATGTAGTAATCGACTTATGTTTAGATGTAAAGTCGTCTACTACAGTAACGTTAGACGTGGATGCTGTCTTCTGTAATCCCAGAGCACAGCAAATCGAAAATTCCTGCCCATCTCCAGTTCTCCCCCCGCAATGCCCGGCAATGTTCGGTCGTGGAGTAGTAGAGAACCACACCAGCTATCCACCCCTCTCTTCAAACCCACTTATAGTTGTACAGCAAGGGGAAAAACTATGTATGCGTGCAGCTAAAGTTTACGATTGGATTCAGGATGGAATTCATACTACGCTAGCGATTGCAAGAACTGCCATTACAGGTCGCATCTTTAACGTGGACCAAGGGACCTTTTATGATTTTATTGATGTCGCAGTTGAAGATGCAAATTCGGGCGACACATTACTCATTTCGTCAGGAGCTTATCCTCAGGATACTTCTCTAGTCATTGATAAGTCTTTAACACTTCGTGGAAGCTCTGCGGAACAGACCAGAATAACCTTCCCTGATACCCTCCCTGACGCCGCTGCCTTAAGACTACGCGCTGATAATATTACTGTAGAAAGGCTTTCTCTCTTCAGAACAACAGACGAAGGTGCGGAGGAGGAAACCTTACTAGAAATTCCTCAACGAGTACCAGGAGATTATTACGAAGGGATAGCCATCCGTGATTCGATTCTCGAAGGTGGAAAACGAACCGCCCGTATAAAGGGAAAGGACCTTATATTTGAACGAAACATTATCATTCATACGGGAGATGAAGAATCTTTAGAGATTCAAGGGGCCTTAGGAGAAACTGCCATTGAGGACAATACTTTTCGAGGCGGTGATTTAAGCCGTGGCACAGTCACGTTTGCAAGAGCCTTAGAAGAAGACCGATTTGCAGGAACATTGAGGCTCGAAAGGAACAGGGTGGAACGACATACTCAGCTTGCCTTATTCGACACGAGAAACTATGAAGATGTCTCTATTTTGGTTCGAGAGAACGAATTCGATCATGAGGATCGAGGAGGTAACTCTATCGTCTTCCTACCTTTTGAATTTCCTGAGGTAGAGTCAATTCTTATTGAGGAGAATGATGTAACCAACCCTAACCCAGGTTGGCTTGCTGTGTATGTGGATTACAGTTCCGGCGGCGATACTTCTCCAGAACCGGGGCAGATCCAAGTGCTTATCAATCGATTTGTTTTTGAGCAGCCCTGGGGAGAAGAAACAGACATTATCTCACCTGTGGCTCCAGTCGGATTTACTGCTTCTGGTGAAGACTTTAATATGGGGCTAGAAGATTTTGAATTAGAAGGTAATATCGAACCCAACGAACCACCCCAGGAAATAGAGTAA
- the cwlD gene encoding N-acetylmuramoyl-L-alanine amidase CwlD: MIRKMKTTLWLVGIIILVCLVSYPLQEAKDAWTLWSSPLSGKIIVLDPGHGGADGGAEGTDGTQEKDITLRMSEYLRDYLQEAGALVYLTRNEDKDLASENAGSLSRRKSEDIRNRVQYIKEKEADFYLSIHLNAIPSPKWRGAQTFFNSNNPQSEHLAKFIQSEIRTNLENTDRQAMDLTSIYLLKHVEAPGALVEAGFLSNGEERELLKSEEYQRKMAASIYQGVLRYVTEREYPSENGL; the protein is encoded by the coding sequence ATGATCCGTAAAATGAAGACCACCTTATGGTTAGTGGGAATAATTATACTTGTTTGCCTTGTATCTTATCCACTGCAGGAAGCAAAAGATGCCTGGACACTGTGGTCATCTCCTCTATCTGGAAAGATTATTGTGCTTGATCCGGGACATGGAGGGGCTGATGGTGGAGCAGAAGGAACGGATGGTACACAGGAGAAAGACATCACCCTGCGTATGAGTGAATACTTGCGTGACTATCTACAGGAAGCAGGAGCACTTGTGTATTTAACCAGAAATGAAGATAAGGATCTGGCTTCTGAAAATGCCGGGAGTTTATCCAGGCGGAAATCAGAAGATATTCGTAACCGAGTTCAGTACATTAAAGAAAAAGAAGCGGACTTTTATTTAAGCATTCATTTAAACGCTATTCCATCTCCTAAATGGAGAGGAGCTCAGACTTTCTTTAATTCAAACAATCCCCAAAGTGAACACCTGGCTAAATTCATTCAATCTGAAATTAGAACGAATCTTGAAAACACTGACCGGCAGGCCATGGATTTGACCTCCATTTATCTGCTTAAGCATGTAGAGGCTCCGGGGGCACTTGTGGAAGCGGGATTTCTCTCGAACGGAGAAGAGCGGGAGCTGCTAAAATCGGAGGAATATCAAAGAAAGATGGCTGCCTCCATTTATCAGGGGGTACTTCGGTATGTGACCGAGAGAGAATATCCTTCTGAAAATGGATTGTAA